Proteins found in one Bremerella volcania genomic segment:
- a CDS encoding HEAT repeat domain-containing protein gives MHETEGVPSRRSFFQLRISSALFLLLLIGLGLGWWSDHTRLSQQLAKSELERDIKASQITLLNSYSVNPFGSTPNVFLTRSRRTFSFTAKSPEHFIELIRDVRTDLNAGDWAEALQKAGDDYDATVEKLIQLLSDPEDRIRRNACIVLAGQYDNQIREKMQKHHPELVRKLLDIIKLGTPTDSDTLDAIKLLGMIGPDAESAVGALAIISHDEKHPQAVFATIAIGNIRSGSDPGPRLIELLSAGNPAQDAAVIALLDIRPADEVRVLLEELYYTRQKDADKIAIAGLILRAGL, from the coding sequence ATGCACGAAACCGAAGGTGTTCCGTCGCGTCGTTCGTTTTTCCAACTGAGGATCAGTAGTGCCCTCTTTTTGCTGCTGCTGATCGGCCTGGGCTTGGGGTGGTGGTCGGACCATACGCGTTTGTCGCAGCAGTTGGCGAAGTCGGAGCTCGAGCGCGACATCAAAGCGAGTCAAATCACGCTCTTGAACTCGTACAGTGTGAACCCGTTCGGCAGCACACCGAATGTATTTCTAACGCGGAGCAGGCGAACCTTTTCGTTCACCGCGAAATCGCCGGAGCATTTCATTGAACTCATCCGCGATGTGCGAACCGACCTCAATGCAGGCGATTGGGCAGAGGCCTTACAGAAAGCGGGGGATGACTATGACGCGACCGTCGAGAAGCTCATTCAACTCCTGTCAGATCCCGAGGATCGGATTCGCCGGAATGCGTGCATCGTGCTTGCGGGGCAGTACGACAACCAGATTCGCGAGAAGATGCAAAAGCATCACCCCGAGCTGGTCAGAAAGCTGTTAGACATCATCAAGCTGGGTACTCCCACCGATTCGGACACCCTCGATGCGATTAAATTATTGGGAATGATCGGGCCAGATGCCGAGAGTGCGGTGGGGGCATTGGCGATCATCTCGCACGATGAAAAGCACCCGCAAGCAGTCTTCGCCACCATCGCAATTGGAAACATTCGATCTGGTTCCGATCCCGGGCCCAGACTGATCGAGCTGCTCAGCGCGGGTAACCCCGCTCAAGACGCCGCAGTAATAGCCCTTCTCGATATTCGCCCGGCAGACGAAGTGCGAGTCCTGTTAGAGGAACTCTATTACACCAGGCAGAAGGATGCCGATAAAATCGCGATTGCGGGTTTGATCTTGCGGGCCGGGCTTTAG
- the gyrA gene encoding DNA gyrase subunit A: MSIEDELKESYLTYAMSVIVSRALPDVRDGLKPSQRRILVAMNDLNLTPGASRVKCAKISGDTSGNYHPHGESVIYPTLVRMAQDWNMRYVLVDKQGNFGSIAGLPPAAMRYTEARMSNFANLLLEDLKLDTVDFVPTYDEARTEPTVLPSKFPNLLVNGANGIAVGMATSIPPNNLREICRAVIQLIDDPGTTIDEILNIVQGPDFPTGGIICGRAAIRQGYKTGRSTIVVRSHTTIEHAKSGAKIIIHDIPYQQTRDRVEEKIASLVNEGRIQGIRSVSNLSDLQEPVRIVIELKRDADPDIVLNQLYQFSPIQDSFSIILLALVDGKPRTMSIKEMLEEFIRHRVTVIRRRTQFLLAKARQRKHTIEGLLLALADIDEIIRIIRSSSTQAEAKQRLMGVECPASMMARALGEKGFAQFQMERGESDVYFLTSVQTDAILRMTLGQLVNLEQEKLAGEHAKLLEEIAEYLRILSDEANILAIIREQMEEIDRRFGDDRRTEISHEEIGNIDLEDLIEEETMVVSISTKGYIKRTPASIYKAQRRGGKGIKGAKSEEEDPIRHLFVASTHAYVLFFTTKGKVLWQKVYDLPNLSRESRGRAVVNLLQLEEGEHIADCRAVRDFDMPDHCLVMATRKGLVKKTLLEAYSRPKKNGIIAIKLKEDDELIDVAITKPGDELVLSTEKGMAIRFRESDARAMGRNSSGVKGINLSKGDSLVGMVVADPDAQLLTVCEHGYGKRTNFGPGLAVEDEGSDADADADDNGSEEESTSSSARYRTQKRGGKGLRDIKTTARNGKVVAVARVDDSDEVLMMTARGKIQRISAAEISMVGRNTQGVRIMSMDEGDSLAAVVRVPKEDTDDEVDEIAAPASPAPEDVPQASEQPAAEESTDEDPASQDSASEESGEE, from the coding sequence ATGTCGATTGAGGACGAGCTCAAGGAGAGCTACCTCACCTACGCGATGAGCGTCATCGTCAGCCGCGCCTTGCCGGATGTTCGCGACGGGCTGAAGCCTTCGCAGCGGCGCATTCTGGTGGCGATGAACGACCTGAACCTCACTCCGGGGGCATCGCGGGTCAAATGCGCCAAGATCAGTGGTGACACTTCGGGTAACTACCACCCGCACGGTGAATCGGTCATCTATCCGACCCTCGTTCGTATGGCCCAGGACTGGAACATGCGTTACGTGCTGGTCGACAAGCAGGGGAACTTCGGTTCGATTGCCGGTCTGCCTCCGGCGGCCATGCGATATACCGAAGCCCGCATGTCGAACTTTGCCAATCTTCTGCTGGAAGACCTGAAGCTCGACACGGTCGACTTCGTGCCGACCTACGACGAAGCTCGTACCGAGCCAACCGTCTTGCCGAGCAAGTTCCCGAACCTGCTGGTCAACGGGGCTAATGGGATCGCGGTCGGTATGGCGACCTCGATTCCGCCCAATAACCTGCGCGAGATCTGCCGAGCCGTCATCCAGTTGATCGACGACCCAGGCACGACGATCGACGAGATTCTCAACATCGTTCAAGGGCCTGACTTCCCGACCGGCGGCATCATCTGTGGCCGGGCAGCGATTCGCCAAGGCTACAAGACCGGGCGCAGCACGATCGTCGTTCGTTCGCACACGACGATCGAACATGCCAAGAGCGGCGCAAAGATCATCATTCACGACATCCCTTACCAGCAGACGCGCGACCGCGTCGAAGAAAAGATCGCTTCGCTGGTCAACGAAGGACGCATCCAGGGAATTCGCTCGGTCAGCAACCTTTCCGACCTGCAAGAGCCAGTGCGGATCGTCATCGAGCTGAAGCGGGACGCCGATCCCGATATCGTCCTGAATCAGCTCTATCAATTCTCGCCGATTCAGGACTCGTTCTCGATCATCCTGTTGGCATTGGTCGACGGCAAGCCGCGAACGATGTCGATCAAGGAAATGCTGGAGGAATTCATCCGCCACCGCGTGACGGTCATTCGCCGCCGCACACAATTCCTGTTGGCCAAGGCACGGCAGCGCAAGCACACCATCGAAGGTTTGCTGCTGGCTCTGGCCGACATCGACGAAATCATTCGCATCATTCGTTCGTCCAGCACTCAGGCCGAAGCGAAGCAGCGTTTGATGGGAGTCGAATGCCCCGCCTCAATGATGGCCCGGGCACTCGGTGAGAAAGGTTTCGCTCAGTTCCAGATGGAACGTGGCGAATCGGACGTCTACTTCCTGACCTCGGTCCAAACCGACGCGATCCTGCGAATGACGCTGGGTCAGTTGGTGAACCTGGAACAGGAAAAACTGGCCGGCGAACACGCCAAGCTGCTGGAAGAAATCGCCGAGTATCTGCGTATCTTGTCGGACGAAGCCAACATCCTGGCCATCATCCGCGAGCAGATGGAAGAGATCGACCGTCGCTTTGGGGACGATCGTCGCACCGAGATCTCGCACGAAGAGATCGGCAACATCGATCTGGAAGACCTCATCGAAGAAGAAACGATGGTGGTCTCGATCAGCACCAAGGGCTACATCAAACGAACTCCGGCCAGCATCTACAAGGCCCAACGTCGCGGCGGCAAAGGGATCAAGGGTGCCAAGAGCGAAGAGGAAGATCCAATTCGCCACCTGTTCGTCGCCTCGACCCACGCCTACGTGCTCTTCTTCACCACGAAGGGGAAAGTGCTGTGGCAGAAGGTGTACGACCTGCCGAACCTCAGCCGCGAAAGCCGCGGCCGCGCCGTGGTCAACCTGCTTCAGTTGGAAGAGGGCGAACACATCGCCGACTGCCGTGCCGTGCGTGACTTCGACATGCCTGACCACTGCCTGGTGATGGCTACCCGCAAGGGACTGGTCAAGAAGACCTTGCTCGAAGCATACAGCCGCCCGAAGAAGAATGGCATCATCGCGATCAAGCTGAAAGAAGACGACGAATTGATCGACGTCGCCATCACCAAACCGGGCGACGAGCTGGTCCTTTCCACCGAGAAGGGGATGGCCATCCGTTTCCGCGAGAGCGATGCCCGAGCCATGGGGCGTAACTCAAGCGGCGTGAAGGGCATCAACCTTTCCAAAGGGGACAGCCTGGTCGGGATGGTCGTAGCCGACCCAGACGCTCAATTGCTGACCGTTTGCGAACACGGCTACGGTAAGCGGACCAACTTCGGCCCTGGTCTGGCGGTCGAAGACGAAGGTAGCGACGCCGACGCCGATGCGGATGATAACGGATCGGAAGAAGAATCGACTTCCAGCAGCGCTCGTTACCGTACGCAGAAGCGTGGTGGTAAGGGGCTGCGAGACATCAAGACGACCGCCCGTAATGGCAAGGTCGTGGCGGTCGCTCGCGTCGATGATTCCGATGAAGTGTTGATGATGACCGCTCGCGGTAAGATCCAGCGTATTTCCGCCGCCGAGATCAGCATGGTCGGCCGCAACACGCAAGGCGTTCGCATCATGTCGATGGACGAAGGAGACAGCCTGGCCGCCGTCGTGCGTGTTCCGAAAGAAGATACGGACGACGAAGTGGATGAAATCGCAGCTCCGGCATCGCCAGCCCCTGAGGACGTTCCTCAGGCAAGTGAACAGCCCGCCGCCGAAGAATCGACCGACGAAGACCCTGCTTCCCAAGACTCAGCTTCCGAAGAGAGTGGCGAGGAGTAA
- the gmd gene encoding GDP-mannose 4,6-dehydratase — MRVALITGITGQDGAYLAKFLLAKGYQVHGMVRRGSTLPFERIADLTDKIELHQGDLLDQMALNRLVEKVQPSEVYNLAAQSFVPTSFDQPILTGEVTALGVTRILEAIRTVNTNIRFYQASSSEMFGKVYEEPQRETTPFWPRSPYGVSKMYGHWMTVNYRESYNLFASSGILFNHESPLRGTEFVTRKISYAVAKIANSLQSELRLGNLDAERDWGFAGDYVEAMWLMLQADTPDDYVVATGQKHTVREFCRLAFERVNLDWEKYVVVDKRFYRPADVNTLCGDSSKARKELGWEPKVSFEQLVHMMVDEDMKRVKAEIKLAEEQA, encoded by the coding sequence ATGCGAGTGGCACTGATTACCGGGATCACCGGGCAAGATGGCGCCTACCTGGCCAAGTTTCTGCTGGCTAAGGGTTACCAGGTCCATGGGATGGTGCGCCGCGGCAGCACGCTTCCCTTCGAGCGAATTGCGGATCTAACCGATAAGATCGAACTGCATCAAGGGGATTTGCTCGACCAGATGGCCCTCAATCGGCTGGTCGAAAAAGTTCAGCCGTCGGAGGTCTACAACCTGGCCGCGCAAAGCTTCGTGCCCACCAGCTTCGACCAACCAATCCTTACCGGTGAAGTCACCGCCCTGGGGGTCACTCGTATTCTGGAGGCGATCCGCACGGTCAACACGAACATCCGCTTCTACCAGGCATCCAGCAGCGAGATGTTCGGTAAGGTTTACGAAGAGCCGCAGCGGGAAACGACCCCGTTCTGGCCGCGCAGCCCTTACGGCGTGTCGAAGATGTATGGCCACTGGATGACGGTCAACTATCGTGAGAGCTACAACCTGTTTGCCAGCAGCGGTATCTTGTTCAACCACGAGTCCCCACTGCGCGGAACCGAGTTCGTCACTCGCAAAATCTCATACGCAGTCGCCAAGATCGCTAACAGTCTGCAAAGCGAACTTCGCCTGGGTAACCTCGATGCAGAACGCGATTGGGGTTTCGCCGGAGACTATGTCGAGGCGATGTGGTTGATGCTGCAAGCCGATACGCCGGATGACTACGTGGTGGCGACCGGCCAGAAGCATACCGTCCGAGAGTTCTGCCGATTAGCGTTCGAGCGGGTCAATCTCGACTGGGAGAAGTACGTCGTCGTTGACAAGCGCTTCTACCGCCCGGCCGACGTGAACACGCTATGCGGCGATTCGAGCAAGGCCCGCAAGGAATTGGGCTGGGAGCCGAAAGTCTCGTTCGAGCAGTTAGTTCACATGATGGTCGACGAAGACATGAAACGGGTCAAAGCCGAAATCAAACTGGCTGAGGAGCAGGCGTGA
- a CDS encoding NAD-dependent epimerase/dehydratase family protein, producing the protein MKSLITGINGFVGQHLASYLRHCGDEVRGTYVGSQPSSELDLKWEISQPATPSLIDKLKDFSPDVIYHLAAISHPGSCGDDLPTETCKAVNILGTRHVADLALALPSEPKIIFTSSSKVYGTRTAEQPWAREDDPLQPKGGYAHSKWAAENLLRDRIEQGLKVVIARAFNHTGPGQSPIYLVPEWCQKIKDADGPQSVRSLATSLDLSDVRDVIRIYRLLAQRGTLGETYNVGSGQAITTADIWNTLCEIRGGQIEVSAEKPEPSQQPIADVTKLHEAIGPIERITLRQTLEDVYRSVAS; encoded by the coding sequence GTGAAGTCTCTGATTACCGGCATCAATGGATTCGTCGGTCAGCATCTTGCGTCGTATCTACGACATTGCGGGGACGAAGTTCGGGGGACCTATGTCGGAAGTCAGCCTTCGTCCGAGCTGGACCTGAAGTGGGAGATCTCGCAGCCTGCGACTCCCTCACTCATCGACAAGCTCAAAGACTTTTCGCCCGATGTGATCTACCACCTGGCCGCGATCAGTCACCCCGGTAGCTGTGGCGATGACCTTCCCACGGAAACGTGCAAAGCGGTGAACATCCTCGGCACGCGTCATGTGGCCGACCTGGCTTTGGCACTTCCTTCCGAACCGAAGATCATCTTCACCAGCAGCAGCAAAGTATACGGCACCCGCACGGCCGAGCAGCCGTGGGCCAGGGAAGACGACCCGCTGCAGCCCAAAGGAGGTTATGCCCATAGCAAGTGGGCGGCGGAAAACCTTTTGCGAGATCGGATCGAACAAGGGCTGAAGGTCGTCATTGCCCGGGCATTCAATCATACCGGTCCTGGCCAAAGCCCTATCTACCTGGTGCCGGAGTGGTGTCAGAAGATCAAGGATGCTGACGGTCCACAATCGGTTCGGTCGCTGGCAACGTCACTCGATCTGAGCGATGTTCGCGACGTGATTCGTATCTACCGGCTGCTTGCGCAGCGGGGAACTCTCGGCGAGACTTACAACGTCGGCAGCGGTCAGGCAATTACAACCGCTGACATCTGGAACACGCTGTGCGAGATCCGCGGCGGGCAGATCGAAGTCTCGGCGGAAAAGCCGGAGCCCTCGCAGCAGCCGATTGCTGATGTTACGAAGCTGCACGAAGCGATTGGGCCCATCGAGCGAATCACGCTGCGACAAACGCTGGAAGACGTTTACCGCAGTGTAGCCTCGTAG
- a CDS encoding class I SAM-dependent methyltransferase — translation MTEQFKGSPWNCDSIDQWNQPGYWSDYYRDLLADRQDPIRRKLVVWRDCDRLIYTLSRIGKLPVRDGKDEIRFLDAGCGISALPYVLKAWGFHVVALDTCEQAIQISAKQNPSDEELAQCIRNWEPSRDYRGSYTLIDDPKKSLESLQNLKGVGGSVSFIHADWLDRSACTGPFDFIYCRNSLRRSKKPYWRDSIRRFYEMLAPRGLLILETVNALDLMNEVHDLLREIGFVSLEKHLTRDEDHKYVDAYWPTG, via the coding sequence ATGACCGAACAGTTCAAAGGGTCCCCGTGGAATTGTGACTCCATCGATCAATGGAATCAGCCTGGTTATTGGTCGGACTACTACCGCGACCTGTTAGCGGACCGGCAAGACCCGATACGGCGAAAGCTCGTGGTATGGCGGGACTGCGATCGCTTAATATATACGCTTTCGCGGATTGGCAAGCTTCCGGTCCGGGATGGTAAAGACGAAATCAGATTCCTGGATGCTGGCTGTGGAATCAGCGCCCTGCCCTACGTCTTGAAAGCTTGGGGATTTCACGTCGTGGCGTTGGATACGTGTGAGCAAGCCATTCAAATCTCCGCGAAGCAGAATCCATCCGACGAGGAACTCGCGCAATGTATCCGCAACTGGGAACCATCCCGCGACTACCGTGGCTCTTACACGCTGATTGACGATCCAAAGAAATCACTTGAGAGTCTTCAAAATCTCAAGGGCGTCGGCGGATCCGTTTCTTTTATCCATGCGGATTGGCTCGACCGGTCTGCATGTACAGGCCCGTTCGATTTCATTTACTGCCGGAATAGTTTGAGAAGGTCGAAGAAGCCATACTGGCGCGACTCGATCCGGCGCTTTTACGAAATGCTTGCCCCACGCGGTCTACTTATTCTCGAAACAGTCAACGCGCTGGATCTTATGAACGAAGTGCACGACCTGCTCCGCGAGATTGGGTTTGTGAGTCTAGAGAAGCACCTGACCCGTGATGAGGATCACAAATACGTTGATGCGTATTGGCCGACTGGATAG
- a CDS encoding type III pantothenate kinase — MPVESLIAVDIGNTRVHFARFENFRAEEVTPPVSTFSYSTYSSDIQGLRNWLTDATLPWYTVSVHRSALASLEAFSKIEPRVSSFVAFDYQKLPIEIAIPAPEKVGLDRLAAAVAANHMRQKDRPAIVVDAGTAITIDVVSAEGAFVGGAILPGMRTSAKALASQTDALPQITVDLENQPVAIGTDTTQAMQSGLFWGSVGAVRETIRRVSDQLNSDEPPQIFFSGGDVNYLAPWMDLDIETVDYLVMRGVALAAQNQ, encoded by the coding sequence GTGCCGGTTGAGTCGCTCATCGCCGTCGACATTGGCAACACACGGGTACACTTTGCCCGCTTCGAAAACTTCCGTGCGGAAGAGGTCACGCCGCCGGTCTCGACCTTCTCGTATTCGACTTATTCGTCTGATATCCAGGGTCTGCGTAACTGGCTCACCGACGCCACCCTTCCCTGGTACACCGTCAGCGTGCATCGCTCGGCACTCGCTTCGCTCGAAGCGTTCTCGAAGATTGAGCCACGCGTCAGCTCGTTCGTTGCCTTCGATTACCAGAAGCTGCCAATCGAGATTGCGATTCCCGCCCCGGAAAAAGTCGGCTTGGATCGGCTTGCCGCGGCCGTTGCCGCGAATCATATGCGGCAGAAAGATCGACCGGCAATCGTAGTCGACGCCGGCACGGCGATCACCATCGATGTAGTCTCGGCCGAAGGAGCATTCGTCGGCGGTGCCATTCTGCCTGGCATGCGGACCAGCGCGAAAGCACTGGCCTCGCAAACCGACGCGCTGCCGCAAATAACAGTCGACCTGGAAAACCAGCCGGTTGCGATCGGTACCGATACAACCCAGGCCATGCAAAGCGGACTCTTCTGGGGCTCGGTCGGCGCCGTCCGAGAAACCATCCGCCGCGTCTCCGATCAGCTGAACTCGGACGAGCCTCCGCAAATCTTCTTCAGCGGCGGTGATGTGAATTACCTGGCCCCGTGGATGGACCTGGATATCGAAACGGTCGATTACCTGGTGATGCGTGGTGTGGCGCTGGCAGCACAAAACCAGTAG
- the rpmA gene encoding 50S ribosomal protein L27: MAHKKGQGSSRNGRDSNPQYRGVKKYGGQTVKAGSILVRQLGTKFRAGKNVGMGKDYTLFALSDGTVMFDQGSRRVNIVVEAN, encoded by the coding sequence ATGGCCCATAAGAAAGGTCAAGGTTCTAGCCGTAACGGTCGCGATTCCAACCCACAGTATCGCGGCGTGAAGAAGTACGGCGGCCAAACGGTTAAGGCTGGCAGCATTCTCGTTCGCCAATTGGGTACCAAGTTCCGCGCCGGTAAGAACGTCGGCATGGGCAAGGATTACACCCTGTTCGCTCTGTCGGACGGCACGGTTATGTTCGACCAAGGCAGCCGCCGCGTTAACATCGTGGTTGAAGCCAACTAG
- the nadA gene encoding quinolinate synthase NadA, whose amino-acid sequence MSTVSLGSFDFAPYRSLSNEELTTRIQKVREDLGSKLLILGHHYQQDEVIELSDLRGDSYQLSKMAAESSDCRYIVFCGVHFMAETADILANRPEKIEERNGQRVTVVLPDMAAGCSMADMAAIDQVENAWDDLGEVIDTNDITPVTYINSAASLKSFVGKHGGIVCTSSNADKALKWAFSRTSRVLFFPDQHLGRNTALTMGITEDQMPVWNPYAGDLGGSTEAQLVDSKVILWQGHCSVHQMFKKEHVDAFRRNHPGIKILVHPECMREVNEIADVSGSTGKIIETVRKAPAGTKWAIGTELHLVNRLKKEHPEQEIHFLSPVVCMCATMYRIDLAHLCWSLENLAAGTPVNEIYVDDETAKWSRVALERMLEVSA is encoded by the coding sequence GCGAATCCAAAAGGTCCGTGAAGACCTGGGTAGCAAGCTCCTGATCCTGGGACATCACTATCAGCAGGACGAAGTGATTGAGTTGTCTGATCTTCGCGGCGACAGCTATCAGCTCAGCAAGATGGCCGCCGAAAGCAGCGATTGTCGCTACATCGTCTTCTGTGGCGTGCACTTCATGGCCGAAACGGCCGACATCCTGGCCAATCGCCCCGAAAAGATCGAGGAGCGTAACGGCCAACGCGTCACGGTCGTGCTGCCCGATATGGCCGCAGGCTGCTCGATGGCCGATATGGCCGCCATCGACCAGGTCGAAAATGCGTGGGATGACCTGGGGGAAGTAATCGACACAAATGACATCACACCAGTTACTTACATCAATTCAGCGGCCAGCCTTAAGTCGTTCGTGGGCAAGCACGGCGGCATCGTGTGCACTTCGAGCAACGCCGACAAAGCCCTGAAATGGGCATTCAGTCGCACCAGCCGCGTGCTGTTCTTCCCCGATCAGCACCTCGGCCGCAACACGGCGCTGACCATGGGCATCACCGAAGATCAGATGCCGGTGTGGAACCCATACGCAGGTGACCTAGGCGGCAGTACCGAGGCGCAACTCGTTGATAGCAAAGTGATTCTATGGCAAGGGCACTGTAGCGTGCACCAGATGTTCAAGAAGGAACATGTCGACGCGTTCCGTCGGAATCACCCGGGAATCAAGATCCTCGTCCACCCGGAATGCATGCGCGAAGTCAACGAAATCGCGGACGTCTCCGGCTCGACCGGGAAGATCATCGAAACGGTGCGCAAGGCTCCAGCTGGCACGAAGTGGGCGATCGGGACCGAACTTCATTTGGTCAATCGACTTAAGAAGGAGCACCCCGAGCAGGAAATCCACTTCCTCAGCCCGGTGGTATGCATGTGCGCGACGATGTACCGCATCGATCTGGCTCACCTTTGCTGGTCGCTGGAAAATCTGGCCGCTGGCACGCCGGTGAACGAAATCTACGTCGATGACGAAACGGCCAAGTGGTCGCGGGTAGCACTGGAGCGAATGCTGGAAGTATCGGCATAA